In Clostridium sp. DL-VIII, the following proteins share a genomic window:
- a CDS encoding molybdopterin-binding protein, with protein sequence MKMIKTTEAVGNVLCHDVTQIIKGVSKGVAFKKGHIIKEEDIPVLLSLGKDNIYIWEKNEKMMHENEAADVLFRICRGKNISGTEVKEGKVELISEVDGILQVDVERLNKINSLGEIIVSTRHRNFPVKKGDKLAGTKIIPLVIEKEKMKEAEKIASDEPLLNVIEFSKKKVGIVTTGNEIFYGRINDTFGPVIIEKLSEYEVEILGQEIVNDNLENITGAIDKFLKMGADMIICTGGMSVDPDDLTPSAIKRTDAEIISYGAPVLPGAMFLLAYYKDNIPIVGLPGCVMYSKRTIFDLVLPRIMADIKLYDKDLIEMGHGGLCLSCNVCTFPNCGFGKGM encoded by the coding sequence ATGAAGATGATAAAGACAACAGAGGCTGTTGGTAATGTGTTATGTCATGATGTTACTCAGATAATAAAAGGAGTAAGTAAAGGAGTTGCCTTCAAGAAAGGTCATATTATAAAAGAGGAAGATATTCCGGTGTTACTTTCCTTAGGAAAAGATAATATCTACATATGGGAAAAAAATGAGAAGATGATGCATGAAAATGAAGCAGCAGATGTTTTATTTAGGATATGCAGAGGAAAAAATATAAGTGGAACTGAAGTAAAAGAAGGCAAAGTTGAACTTATATCAGAGGTGGATGGAATTCTACAAGTTGATGTAGAAAGGTTAAATAAGATTAATTCCTTGGGAGAAATTATAGTTTCAACTCGCCATAGAAACTTTCCAGTTAAAAAAGGGGATAAATTAGCAGGAACTAAAATTATACCTCTTGTTATAGAAAAAGAAAAAATGAAGGAAGCTGAGAAAATAGCTTCAGATGAACCGCTGCTCAATGTTATTGAATTTAGTAAAAAGAAAGTCGGCATTGTTACTACTGGGAATGAAATTTTTTATGGAAGAATTAATGATACCTTTGGCCCTGTTATAATAGAGAAATTATCAGAATATGAGGTTGAAATTTTAGGACAGGAAATAGTTAATGATAATCTTGAAAATATAACTGGAGCTATTGATAAGTTTTTAAAAATGGGTGCAGACATGATAATTTGCACAGGAGGCATGAGCGTTGATCCAGATGATTTAACACCAAGTGCCATAAAAAGAACAGATGCTGAGATTATATCTTATGGTGCGCCAGTACTTCCAGGAGCAATGTTTTTATTAGCCTATTATAAAGATAATATTCCAATAGTTGGCTTGCCGGGCTGCGTAATGTATTCTAAGCGCACAATTTTTGACTTAGTTCTACCAAGAATAATGGCAGATATAAAGTTATACGATAAAGACTTAATTGAAATGGGGCATGGAGGTCTATGTTTATCATGTAATGTATGCACGTTTCCTAATTGTGGATTTGGAAAAGGAATGTAA
- the moaC gene encoding cyclic pyranopterin monophosphate synthase MoaC yields MGLNHFDSNGNAIMVDVTEKEVTERLAIAKGKIKVNKDVFEAIKNGTAKKGDVLGVARVAGIMATKRTADLIPMCHVLMITKSSIEFEMHEEELEVEAACTVKISGKTGVEMEALTGVTVALLTIYDMCKAMDKTMEIGEVYLYKKTGGKSGDIENKSIL; encoded by the coding sequence ATGGGATTAAATCATTTTGATAGTAATGGAAATGCAATTATGGTAGATGTAACTGAAAAGGAAGTTACAGAAAGATTAGCCATTGCAAAAGGAAAAATAAAAGTAAATAAGGATGTATTTGAAGCAATAAAAAATGGAACTGCTAAAAAAGGCGATGTTTTAGGAGTTGCAAGGGTTGCTGGAATTATGGCCACTAAGAGAACAGCAGATTTAATACCAATGTGCCATGTTCTAATGATTACTAAAAGCAGCATTGAATTTGAAATGCATGAAGAGGAACTTGAAGTTGAAGCAGCCTGTACTGTTAAGATAAGTGGCAAGACAGGGGTTGAAATGGAAGCTTTAACTGGTGTAACAGTAGCACTGCTTACAATTTACGATATGTGTAAGGCCATGGATAAAACTATGGAAATAGGTGAAGTATATCTATACAAGAAAACAGGCGGTAAAAGCGGGGATATAGAAAATAAAAGTATATTATAG
- a CDS encoding molybdopterin cofactor-binding domain-containing protein: MSFVNKGIRKKDAMSLVTGKPVYTDDIAPSNCLIVKVLRSPHAHASVEDINIEIANKVPGIECILTYKDVPKSRFTMAGQSYPEPSPYDRLILDKKIRCVGDPVAIVAGIDNKCVDKALKLIKVKYEVLDAILDFREAKDNKILVHPEEDFKVLCDVGANAKRNICSCDELEIGNVEQELSKCDYVIEQTYHTKANSQAMMETFRTFTELDTYGRLNITSSTQIPFHVRRILSNALEIPKSKIRVIKPRIGGGFGAKQSVVAEIFPAMVTLKTGKPAKMIFTRKESMTNGSPRHEMEIKVRLGADKNGVIKAIDVYTLSNAGAYGEHGPTTVGLSGHKSMPLYGKVNAYRFNFDVVYSNTMGGGAYRGYGATQGIFALESAVNELAAKLNMDPIKIREINMVKEGQVMPAYYNETANSCALDKCLEKAKEMIDWDKKYPCRDMENGKVRSVGVAMAMQGSGISNVDTAAVEIKLNDDGFYTLMIGASEMGMGCDTILAQMAADCLDCAIDNIIVHGVDTDQSPYDTGSYASSTTYITGGAVVKTCETLRKKIIEESSKLLNCLAENLDFDGEKIFSLEDNKSITLKELANATYIAGSSMLSASESNSSLISPPPFMVGIVETEIDKLTGKLEIIDYVAVVDCGTVINPNLARIQTEGGIVQGIGMALYEDITYDKNGRMRNDSFLQYKIPTRLDVGNIRVEFESSFEPTGPFGAKSIGEIVINTPSPALANAVYNATKVNIRTLPITAEKIVMGMLEK, encoded by the coding sequence ATGAGTTTTGTAAACAAGGGGATAAGAAAAAAAGATGCAATGTCGCTTGTAACAGGTAAGCCAGTGTATACAGATGATATAGCACCAAGTAATTGTTTAATTGTAAAAGTTCTAAGAAGTCCACATGCTCATGCTTCAGTGGAAGATATTAATATAGAAATAGCTAATAAAGTACCAGGGATTGAATGTATCTTAACCTATAAAGATGTTCCTAAATCTAGATTCACTATGGCAGGGCAATCTTATCCGGAGCCAAGCCCTTATGATAGATTAATTTTAGATAAAAAAATTAGATGCGTTGGAGATCCTGTTGCAATAGTTGCAGGTATTGATAATAAATGTGTAGATAAAGCATTAAAACTAATTAAAGTAAAATATGAGGTTTTAGATGCTATATTGGATTTTAGAGAAGCTAAGGACAATAAGATTTTAGTGCATCCAGAGGAAGATTTTAAGGTGTTATGTGATGTTGGAGCAAACGCTAAAAGAAATATCTGCTCGTGTGATGAACTCGAAATTGGAAATGTAGAACAAGAATTAAGCAAATGTGACTACGTAATTGAACAAACTTATCATACAAAAGCTAACAGCCAGGCCATGATGGAGACTTTTAGAACCTTTACTGAGTTGGATACTTATGGAAGATTAAATATAACAAGTTCAACTCAAATTCCTTTCCACGTAAGAAGAATATTATCAAATGCCCTTGAAATACCAAAATCTAAAATAAGAGTAATTAAACCGAGAATCGGTGGAGGTTTTGGTGCTAAGCAAAGTGTTGTAGCAGAAATTTTTCCTGCTATGGTAACCTTGAAAACAGGAAAACCAGCTAAAATGATTTTTACTAGAAAAGAAAGTATGACTAACGGAAGTCCTAGACATGAAATGGAGATAAAAGTCAGGCTGGGTGCAGACAAAAATGGTGTGATTAAAGCTATAGATGTATACACATTATCAAATGCAGGAGCATACGGTGAACATGGACCAACTACAGTTGGACTATCTGGACATAAATCGATGCCGCTTTATGGTAAAGTTAATGCATATAGATTTAATTTTGATGTTGTTTATTCAAATACAATGGGTGGAGGAGCTTATAGAGGATATGGAGCAACACAAGGAATATTTGCATTAGAATCTGCAGTTAATGAATTAGCAGCCAAGCTTAATATGGATCCAATTAAGATAAGAGAAATTAACATGGTAAAAGAAGGACAAGTTATGCCTGCTTATTATAATGAAACAGCTAATAGTTGTGCGTTAGATAAGTGCTTAGAAAAAGCAAAAGAAATGATTGACTGGGATAAAAAATATCCATGCAGAGATATGGAAAATGGAAAAGTGAGATCAGTAGGTGTTGCTATGGCTATGCAGGGATCAGGAATATCTAATGTAGATACTGCAGCGGTTGAAATAAAGTTAAATGATGATGGTTTTTACACATTAATGATAGGTGCATCAGAAATGGGAATGGGTTGTGATACAATACTTGCTCAGATGGCAGCAGACTGTTTAGATTGTGCTATTGACAACATAATTGTCCATGGAGTTGATACAGACCAATCACCTTATGATACAGGTTCTTATGCTTCAAGTACCACTTATATTACTGGTGGGGCAGTAGTGAAGACCTGTGAGACATTAAGAAAAAAGATAATTGAAGAAAGTTCTAAGTTACTTAACTGCTTAGCAGAAAATTTAGATTTTGATGGTGAAAAGATATTTTCACTTGAAGATAATAAAAGTATTACTTTAAAGGAATTAGCTAATGCCACATATATTGCAGGAAGTAGTATGTTAAGTGCTAGTGAATCAAATTCTTCGCTGATTTCACCACCACCGTTTATGGTTGGAATCGTAGAAACTGAAATAGATAAATTAACAGGAAAGCTTGAAATAATAGATTATGTTGCAGTTGTAGACTGCGGAACTGTTATAAATCCAAATCTTGCGCGAATTCAAACTGAAGGTGGAATAGTCCAAGGAATAGGAATGGCTTTATATGAGGATATTACATATGACAAGAATGGCAGGATGAGAAATGATTCCTTCCTGCAATATAAAATACCAACTCGTCTTGATGTAGGTAATATAAGAGTAGAATTTGAAAGCAGTTTCGAACCAACAGGACCATTTGGCGCAAAATCAATAGGTGAAATTGTAATAAATACACCATCTCCAGCTTTGGCTAATGCAGTTTACAATGCTACAAAAGTAAATATAAGAACATTACCAATAACAGCAGAGAAAATAGTTATGGGAATGCTTGAAAAATAA
- a CDS encoding XdhC/CoxI family protein has product MKKFFYNKLAHLLKVNGEVHVITIMSGEYNGKSIIGEKLVKSKDTIFMESESISEFWKKILNNVNLNKGTYTAVLDDETEVFIEYILDKPNLIICGGGHIALPLCNIGKMLEFKTTIIDDRIQFGSAERFPMADRVLCKDFNEAIEEVKPNKSTYFVIVTRGHKDDRKCLEKILTKDFFYVGMIGSKSKVAFVINNMLANGYTKEQIEKVHTPIGLNIGGQTPAEIAVSIAGEIILEKNKIETGNIDEDILNPICNRKEPMVLATIIEKHGSSPRGVGTKMLIYENREFSGTIGGGSVENAVYELALDLIKRKESLVESYNLSNSAASKLGMACGGNIKVLFEYIDI; this is encoded by the coding sequence ATGAAAAAATTTTTCTATAATAAATTGGCACATTTGTTGAAGGTAAATGGGGAAGTTCATGTTATTACAATAATGAGTGGTGAATATAACGGGAAAAGTATTATAGGAGAAAAGCTCGTAAAGAGCAAAGATACTATATTCATGGAAAGTGAAAGTATTTCAGAGTTTTGGAAGAAAATTTTAAATAATGTTAATTTAAATAAAGGAACATATACAGCAGTATTAGATGATGAGACAGAAGTATTTATAGAGTATATTTTGGATAAACCTAATCTAATTATTTGCGGTGGAGGACATATTGCATTGCCTTTGTGTAATATAGGAAAGATGCTGGAGTTTAAGACAACTATAATTGATGACAGAATTCAGTTTGGGAGTGCTGAAAGATTTCCTATGGCAGATCGAGTTTTATGTAAAGATTTTAATGAAGCAATAGAAGAAGTAAAACCTAATAAGAGCACTTATTTTGTTATTGTTACAAGAGGGCATAAAGACGATAGAAAATGCTTAGAAAAGATATTAACAAAGGATTTCTTTTATGTTGGGATGATTGGTAGTAAAAGCAAAGTTGCCTTTGTCATTAATAATATGTTAGCAAATGGATATACAAAAGAGCAAATAGAAAAGGTACATACACCAATTGGACTTAATATTGGAGGTCAGACTCCAGCCGAAATAGCTGTAAGTATTGCTGGGGAAATAATTTTAGAAAAGAATAAAATAGAGACAGGTAACATAGATGAAGATATTTTAAATCCAATTTGTAATAGAAAGGAACCTATGGTGCTTGCAACGATAATTGAAAAACATGGTTCTTCTCCCAGAGGAGTTGGAACTAAGATGCTTATATATGAGAATAGAGAATTTAGTGGAACCATAGGTGGAGGAAGCGTAGAAAATGCTGTTTATGAACTAGCTTTAGATCTTATTAAAAGGAAAGAGTCACTTGTAGAAAGTTATAATCTATCAAATTCAGCAGCATCAAAGCTTGGGATGGCTTGTGGAGGGAATATAAAAGTTTTATTTGAGTATATAGATATCTAA